ATGCCGGACTCTACTTCCTCTATATGTGGTGTTTTGTATTTTTTCTGAAAAAAGTTAATTGCCGGGATTGCCATTAATACAAAGAAGAATAGTGCCATCATCGCATTGTCTGCAACAACTGTAGCAGAAACAAGTTCACCCGGTGCTTCAAATTTTGCGGCCATGGCTGCAAAATTTACGCCGCCTCCGGTGTAAGATCCTGCCATCATTGCACCTATCTTATCAAGATGCGGAATAACATCTTTCAGTAACATAAAGGATATAATCGTACCCGCGACAGTACCTATAGCGCTTAAGAGAAAAATAGTCAGCATTCGTCCGCTTTCCTGCCAGATTTTTTTAATATTTGCCTGGAATAAAAGAAGCGGAATAGCCAATGGTACGACATAACTCCAAACAGCATCATACACACTTGATTCAAGTGGAATAACGTTAAAATTTGCCAAAAGCATGGCACCAATCAGTGCAATAATTGCCCCTGAAACCTTCGATGCCCATGAATATTTTTGTTCCAAATAAATACTGACAGCTGCCCATCCTGTTAAAAACGCCCAAAGCGCCCATGTATTATCTGGAGAAATTAAAGATGTATCCAATTTTACTCACCCCAATGTAATTTTTTCGTTAGATAAAACTTTCTCTTGTATAAATATCAATGAATCAATAGGGTTTATCTATCAAACTCAACTAAAAATCAGGTGGTGTCATGGCCCAGACTGAAATTGATTTTTCGCCGGTTGGGTTGATATACCTGTGGGGAGTCATACTATTAAACGTAATGCTGTCCCCTTCTTCCAGAAGAATTTCTTCGTTTCCCAACATGACGACCAGCTTGCCCTGAAGGACCAAACCACACTCTTCTCCTTTATGGGTAACCAGTTTCCGGTCTTTCTGATGAGGGTTAAGCTCTACCAATACCATCTCTAAATTTTGCTTCAGAGGCGAGGAAAGCAATTGGTAGGTTACCTTTGATTCTGGCAGTGTAATAGTTTTCCGGTTATCTTTTCTTACAACGCCATCAGGCTCATCATCACCTGCGATAAGCGTGGCTATCGTTGTATCAAGCCCCTTGCACAGTTTATATACGGTTGTAATGGTAGGATCTGTATTACCTCTTTCAATTTGACTGATTGTTGCCATACTTACCTCGGATTTTATCGCGAGTTCGTTTAAAGAAAGGTTCTTTTGTTTTCGTAGTTTCTTAATAATACTGCCGTCAAACATTGCCTCTCCCCCAAACAGCTGAAGTGTTACTTATTATCCTGACTTTGTACCCTATCCTGCAGAAACTTCAGGGCATTCTTCCAGCAAATTTGCTCCACTTCTGCAGTTGTAAATCCTCTTCTTCTTAATTCATCAACTAATAAAGGAATGCCGGCAACACTCTCGAGATTCGTTGTAACCTGCTCATTGTTAAATCCCAGATTGTATCCCTTCAGATAATCAGTGAAGTCAAAGCCAAGTCCAATATGGTTGACGCCAACAAGATCGGCCATATAAACCAGGTGGTCAACATATTTTTCCAGCGATGGCTTGTGA
The genomic region above belongs to Virgibacillus doumboii and contains:
- a CDS encoding helix-turn-helix domain-containing protein produces the protein MFDGSIIKKLRKQKNLSLNELAIKSEVSMATISQIERGNTDPTITTVYKLCKGLDTTIATLIAGDDEPDGVVRKDNRKTITLPESKVTYQLLSSPLKQNLEMVLVELNPHQKDRKLVTHKGEECGLVLQGKLVVMLGNEEILLEEGDSITFNSMTPHRYINPTGEKSISVWAMTPPDF